In Cyprinus carpio isolate SPL01 chromosome B16, ASM1834038v1, whole genome shotgun sequence, the following are encoded in one genomic region:
- the LOC122140039 gene encoding bolA-like protein 1 isoform X1, whose amino-acid sequence MNRFLCVIHKQHYEGESWSCLRLMLSSALRCLRPSTCTLALTRQLTHHRPHMGPVETTIRNKLGQALKPEHLEVMNESHMHAVPAGSESHFRVLVVSPQFEGLSLLQRHRLVNETLREELSSCVHALAIQAKTPQQWSSNPSLAKSPPCMGGSKHDNTMAEKLKAGRD is encoded by the exons ATGAATCGCTTCCTGTGTGTAATACATAAACAACACTACGAAGGCGAAAG CTGGTCTTGTCTGCGCCTGATGCTGTCCAGTGCTCTCCGCTGCCTGCGTCCCTCCACCTGCACCCTTGCCTTAACCAGACAGCTGACCCATCACCGGCCCCACATGGGTCCTGTGGAGACCACAATACGGAACAAACTGGGCCAGGCACTCAAACCTGAGCACCTGGAGGTCATGAACGAGAGTCACATGCACGCCGTACCCGCTGGTTCAGAGTCCCACTTCAGAGTTCTGGTGGTGAGTCCTCAGTTTGAGGGTCTTTCGCTCTTGCAGCGTCATCGGCTTGTAAACGAGACCCTGCGGGAGGAGCTCAGCAGCTGCGTTCATGCCCTCGCCATCCAGGCTAAGACGCCCCAGCAGTGGAGCAGCAACCCCAGCCTGGCCAAAAGCCCCCCGTGCATGGGAGGATCCAAGCATGATAACACCATGGCTGAGAAACTGAAGGCGGGTCGAGACTGA
- the LOC122140039 gene encoding bolA-like protein 1 isoform X2, whose amino-acid sequence MLSSALRCLRPSTCTLALTRQLTHHRPHMGPVETTIRNKLGQALKPEHLEVMNESHMHAVPAGSESHFRVLVVSPQFEGLSLLQRHRLVNETLREELSSCVHALAIQAKTPQQWSSNPSLAKSPPCMGGSKHDNTMAEKLKAGRD is encoded by the coding sequence ATGCTGTCCAGTGCTCTCCGCTGCCTGCGTCCCTCCACCTGCACCCTTGCCTTAACCAGACAGCTGACCCATCACCGGCCCCACATGGGTCCTGTGGAGACCACAATACGGAACAAACTGGGCCAGGCACTCAAACCTGAGCACCTGGAGGTCATGAACGAGAGTCACATGCACGCCGTACCCGCTGGTTCAGAGTCCCACTTCAGAGTTCTGGTGGTGAGTCCTCAGTTTGAGGGTCTTTCGCTCTTGCAGCGTCATCGGCTTGTAAACGAGACCCTGCGGGAGGAGCTCAGCAGCTGCGTTCATGCCCTCGCCATCCAGGCTAAGACGCCCCAGCAGTGGAGCAGCAACCCCAGCCTGGCCAAAAGCCCCCCGTGCATGGGAGGATCCAAGCATGATAACACCATGGCTGAGAAACTGAAGGCGGGTCGAGACTGA